The Verrucomicrobium spinosum DSM 4136 = JCM 18804 DNA segment CGCCAAAGGGGATGACCAACAAGACAATGAGTGGCTGGGTATAGGACTTGAACGGGATGGCCATCATCGCATAAAGCCCCAGTCCTACCGTGATGAGAGCCATCCAGCCCGCGGAAGCGGATTCCCGCTCAGACCTCGCCTCCCCCTCAAAACTCCAGTGCACGTGCGGATGTGCGGCCATGAGCTCGTTGAGATACTCGGAAAGCCCCGCCCGCACGACAGCCACGTCCGTGCTGGACTTGTCCACATCCGCCGTCACATTCAGCGCCCTGCGGCGGTCCACCCGGCGGATGCTCGTAAAACTCTTGTCCACCTTGATCTCGGCCACACTGGAGAATGGCAGCTCCAGCCCATCCGCAAGACGGACCCGCATGGTATCGAGCGTGGCCAGATTACGACGCTCGTTCCGTGGAGAGCGGACCATGACTTTCACTTCATTGCGTCCCCTCTGGATACGCTGCACCTCGAACCCGTAAAACGCCTGCCGCACCTGACGAGCCAGATCGTTGACCGTCACCCCAAACTGGCGGGCCTCGGGCTTGAGGCGGAGCTGGATTTCATTGCGACCGGAATCAAGGGAGTCGGCAATGTCAAAAACTCCGCGATACTGCCCCAGCTTGTCTTTGATCTGGCTGGACAGGGCGAGAAGCTCCTGGGGATTGGTGCCGGAAAGCTGGACGTCGATGGGGTCACCGCTGCGCAGAATTTCCGCCCTGAAGTTGAGCTCTTCTGCCCCGACAATCTGGCCGATGCGCCGACGCCACTCGTTGGCGATATCGGGCGTCCGGATCTTGAGACTGCGTTCTTCGGGGCCATAGCACTCCATGTTCACCTCACCCAGATGCGACACTCCGCCACTGCCTCCGGTGCTGCCGGTCAGCCGTGTGGTTCCGGTGGTGGCAAGGATGTGGCGGATGACCGGCCTGCCATCCGGCCCCACGTATTCCCGGCGGAGCTGTTCGCCAATTTCATAGATCCTCGCAATGTGGCGGTCGGTCACCTCGAAGGGCGTGCCATCGAGCATGGTGAGCCGGGCCTCGATGCGCTCGCTATCGATCCTGGGAAACTTGACGAAAAGGATGCGTCCGCCGAAGAAGAAGCCACATAGGAGCAACAGACCCCCAAAGAAGATGGCCAGCACTGTGTAGCGGTGGTCCAGGCTCCACCGAATGGAAGGCCGGTAGAGACGGGTGATGACCCACTGCAAACAGCCGTCGGTGAAGTTGTAAAACGGAGCCAGATGCTTCATCACCGGTTCCATGAAGGGATGAGCCAGGTGAGCCGGCAGAATGATCTTGGTCTCCACCAGTGCGATCAGCATGACGGTGACGAAGACGAGCGCAATGGGCTGAAACATGCGGGCCCAGTCCCCTTTCTCGAACACCATGGGCAGGAAGGCCATCACGGTGGTGAGCACCCCAAAGGTGATGGGAACGGCCATCCTTCGGGTCCCCTCAATGGCGGCCTGGAGAGGCGGCAGCCCCTGTCGCTGCAGCTTGTCCACGTGCTCGCTGATGACAATGGCGTCATCGACGACAATCCCGAGCACGAGGATGAACCCGAACAGCGTGGCGGTGTTGATGGTGATCCCTAGCCAAGGCATGAGGGCGAAGGCCCCCAGGAAGGCAACCGGAAGCCCCAACGCCACCCAGATGACCGAGTCCAGCCGCAGAAAAAGACCAATGCAAAGGAACACCAGGATCAGTGAGCTCTGGGCGTTGCCCAGCAGGAGGTCGATGCGTCCTTTGACGATTTTGGATCTGTCGTTCCAGTACTCGATGGTGACGCCATCTGGCAACTTGCTGCGGGCGGCTTCAATGTAGCCTTTGACATCATCGGCGATCTTGATCGCGTTCTGCGACCCTTCCCGCATGACATTGACGACGACGCACTTCTTGCCGTTCAAGCGGGCGATCAGCGGGTTTTCATTGAACCCATCTTCGATCATGGCGATGTCCCCAAGCGTCAGTTTGGTGCCGTCCTCCCGCGTCAACACGACCACCTTCGCATAGTCGTCACCGCTGTAGGCTCGCCCTCGCGTGCGAATGGCCACGTCGCCAGACTCGGTCTGGACCACTCCAGCCGGCAAGTCGATAGCGGCACTCTGAATGGCCCGGCTGATGGACTCCAGGGTCAGCCCGTACTTCCGTAGGGTTGCCTCGGGGATCTCCATGCTGATTTCCAAGGGCCGGATCCCGCCCAAGGAGACGTGTGAGATGCCTGGTAGAGCCCCTACTTCATCCCGCACCTGTTCCCCCAATCTGCGGAGGTCCCGATCCGCCATCTCCGCTGAGATGACCACCGTGATGACAGACATAAACCAGTCATCGAGCTGCACGACGGGCTTTTCAGCCTCCTCTGGAAACTGAGGCACCGCATCCACCCGAATCTTCACATCCTCCAGCACTTGCCGGGGATCGCTCCCCTCCTCCACCTCAATGCTGATATTCGCCCCGCTGGAACTCGCCGTGGAGTTGATATGCTTGATGCCCTGAACCTGCTGGATCGCTTCCTCGATCTTCAGTACGATCATTTCCTCCACCTCCTCCGGAGTGGAGCCCGGATAGGGCACGCTTACGGAGAGCATCCGGGACGGCACGTCCGGAAACACCTCCAACGGGATCTTCCCGGAAAACAACGTCCAAGCCCCCGCCGCCACCACCGCGAGCATGAGGAGGTTGGCAGCGACGTGATTGCGGGCAAACCAGGAGATCATCGGCCGTGAAAGGCCTTCATCAAATCACAGGAGGAGGCCGGGGGCAACAGTCTCCCTCGCGAACCAATATCTGAAGCGCTCCCAAAATGCAAGTCACCCGTTCCGGATGAGCATCAGAATCCCGGGCGGTAGGATCGTGACTTTCCAGTGAACGGATCGGTTTGGATAATGTAGAAGTTGTCCGGCAGTGCTGCTGCCGCGGTATTGGTGTCCTCTACGAGGGTAAAGAAGCTATTGGGCAACGTCTGGTACTGGAGCGCAGCAATTCCTCCAGCCGCGCTGGCGACCGCTTTACATGTTCCATCTGGGAGAAACCGCATCGCACTATAGCTCGCTCCAGTAACTCCAGAGTTGGCGTCCGAATCTGCAAATGTACCACCAACCAAAGTAGGAGACATCGAGGGAGCTGCCGAAATATAGACTCCATCAGGAAGCTTGACCGTTTCACTGATCTTTGTGATCTGTTCAGTGTTGGCACCGTCCGGGCTGCTCACTTTGAAAAACTGGTAACCTCTGAACCCTACCACTCCTGTACTGGGATCAGTGTACTGGTAAAATCTAACCTCAACAGGATAGCCCTGGCTGAACGCTGTTTGCTGAGCCTCAGACATGGCACCTAGCAGGCTTTCACCAGCTCCCGTCATTCTATTTCCCCGGAGAGCGCCAAAAATCGAGGGTCCAGCAAAGGCGAGCAGGATCGCGATGATGGTAACGACCAGCAACATCTCAATCAGCGTAAACGCTGGAGAACCTGCCTTCCGGGGGTGCCTCCCCGGCAATGAAAAGAAAGGTGACATCTTCATAGTACCCGTACCTGCAAAGTTTTAGAGGCTCCACTTTGCCTGCTTCAACGAAACCACAGTGGTAAAAACGCGGAAGTTATAATGCTTGGAGGTTAAGAAAGTCTTCAGGGTTTCCAGATCGGCTTCGTAAGAACCCGCCATGGAAAACCCTGCACCCGACGAACCGAGAAGATTGGGGGAGGTGCCACCTGCCGCACCCTCTGCCAGGATTTCAGCGGTCTGCTGATCTATGGCGACCAGCGTGAGTTTCAACGCGGGAGGCAATTGATGCTGCGTGCCTTGCGGCCCAAGTCCAGCTCCAGTATTGGCGACCGCAGTAGAATCGAACTCATAGTTGGGAGCAATCCAGGTCGGAGCCCTGTTGCCAGCATTGTTTCCTTCCACTATTGGAGAGATGATCAGGGCGATGACATTGTCGGCCACAGGCCGGGTATAACCATGCCCTGTTGCAGCGTCACCCGTGGTGGCAGTATTAGAAATGGCATCCTGGAACCATTCTTTTGAGTGGTTGACCGAAGCGGCCGTGGTGTCGCCGAAGTCAGGAACGATCGGGCGAAGGTCCGCATCATAAATTCTATTCGCTTCAGCCGGTGGAGCGTACTCCATCAGACGATAGCGGAAGCGGGGTCTGACCGTCGTCACCCCTGCCAGGATCGCTGGACGAAACGCACTGTCGTCTCCCCAACTGACAAAGTACCCACGACCACAAAGGAGGTTCACCATGTTCGCCGTGTCCGCCTGGGTCACCCCATCGGCAGTTGGATTGAAGTTGGTCACTCCCAGGGGCGCCTGAAAAAAGACCCCAAAACCAGGATAGTTGGATGCAGTGGCACCGGTGTTAAACAAGCCGTCAGTGCGTCCACAAACAAATTGCAACTCGGACTTGCGGACATAGGAAACCGCCTCCCGACGGGCTTCACCAATGATATCGCTGGTCAACTGGTTGAAGCCGTTCTGCCAGTACGCATTTAAAGTGGCCTGCCCCAAATTCCTCGACATTGTATCGAAGGCTGCCCGGGCTTCGCGAAATTGCGACACGCGCGAACTAGTCCGCACCCAGGTCTTCTGCACCATGGAGAGCACATTGGCCACCAAGGTCATCAAAATGGCCAGGATGGTCATCGACACCAGCAACTCGACCAGGGTGAAACCTGGCAGCCGCCTCCTGAAGATCCGCCTTCCTCCACTGGATGGAATAGAATGTAATTGGCACATCGTCATCATGTTCTATCTCCCCTTTGCGATGTATTGCACAAACGTCCGATAGTTACGGCTGTTGGGCTCAGAGAAATCGAAATTGCGCTGCTGAGAACTGGTCACCTTGATGGTCACCTTTTTAAGTGCGGTTTCGTCCGTCTTGGCACCAGGCATCCGGAGGTTGGTAGAAGCAACCTCGATCTTGGCGGAGAAAGTGCGACCAAGCTCATTGGCACTCTCCATCTCCACACCCTGATCGTCGTAATATTTCATTGAATCCCCAACGGTGACGAGATTCCAGGATGTCTGTTCCAAGTTCCGGATGATTTGCTCGACCAAGTGACGTTCAGAGACGATCTGACCGGTCTTTCTCGACATCTCCAACCCCTGAGGCATGAGCCCCAGGATCGTAAGAAGTCCAAGGGAAGCGATCCCCATGGCGAGCGTCACCTCGACCAAGGAGAAACCCAACCATTTTTTAGGGAGTTTGACAGAAGATTTCATGGCAGTATGTCTGAAGATTCGGGGGGGGGTCACACTTAAGGAGCAAAACGCTTCGATTCGAGCGCACGGAACTGGTAGAACGTATCCAACGGGAGCTCATTCAGAGGATCACTGGATGCAGCGTAGTCCGGAAGAGGCTTACTCGTGTCGGTCGGATCAATGAACCGTTCGATCAAAGTCGATCCACGATATTCGCTTAGGACAGCGTCTCTTTCGACATCAAACGTACCCGGTGCCGTGGAACGAGCCTTCTTAATGACTTGAGACCGCACATGAACCCGGAACGTATTGCTGCGCGTGGTGATGCGAGCGTACAGGTTCGAATAGGGACCCTCGCGAACATTTTCGCCAGTGGCAGCATGCGATTGCCAGAAGGCCTGCATCAAGGTCTTGCGCTGGGATTCCGAAGTCGCTCCCGTGAAGTAACCAGCAGCAAGGGGATCGTTTGCCGCAAGCCCCGTCTTGGGAATGAGGAACACTTCGCAAATCTGGCTGGCAGCGCGGAAGAGCCCCTTCTGGTTGGTGGCAGCCGATTGTCCTTTGAAACGCTCCTGGAATTGGAGAAGCGTCTTCTCCACATCAATGGGGCGGTGCCAGTATTTGCCGTCGGAGTCTGCCCAGTAGATGTCCCCAGCCGTATTGGTGAAGTTGCTGGTCTTGAAGCCCTTGGCCAGATAGTTGTTATTAATTTCCGTATTCGGGATTGCCGTGAGGAACTCGCCCTTCATCAGAGCATGCAATCCGGTGGCACGTTTGATGTGGGTAAACGGAAGAATCTGGTAGTTCAAATTGATCCTGCCAGCCTGAGAGAGCGGTTCACTGATGGCATACGGCTCCACCACTGGCATGAAGAACAGATCAAGCAGGTAATGGTCCCGTGGATTGCGTGCCCCAGGATGGATGTCTTTGGCTGTGGTGACGTTCTTCACGTAGGGGCGGAACAGCAGCGTCTGCCACGGATGGGGCACCGCTGGATCAAGCCCCTTGCTTCCAGGCACCGTCATTCCGGGCCACACCGCTGTCGGCAGAGAGCCAAACATGACGGGGGACGAGATCATCCGGTTTGGCGTCATGAAGATTCCCGTACGCCAGTCATCGGTCTGGCGCCAGGATTCGTAAAAGTAGCCCGAACGGTAGAATTTTGTGATGTTGTTGCGATTAAAACTCCCGGCGAAATAGTTACCTTCATCAGGTTTGTTGATGTACGCGCCTTCACGGGCGTTGCCTATTCCAGCATCAAAATCAGCAAAGCTGTTGGCAACCGTTGCCGAAGCCGCCGAGCCGGGAATGTCCGGCTGCATGCCATCAGCATAGTTGATGCCGGCCACTAGTTGTAGAGCAAGCGACCTAGTGTTGTAGGTTGGAGTCCCATCAGTCGCTAATGGCTGCGGATTCGCAGGATCCTTGGCCACTTTATAACCCGCCTCATAAGTGCCATGGAAACTCGTGAAATTGTGAGCAACCCTAAGGTCAGTGCGATCCCACATGGGGTGTGGCTGCCAGAGATTCATGGTGGGTTCTTTCCGTGCCGCCACGATTCGATAGTCCCCATCGGCAGGAATCATGGTCCTCTGAACGTCCGAGTTATTGTATGGCGCCGGAGGGGCAAGTCCCAAGCCCGTTGAATAAGAATTCGCAGGGGGAGAACTGACATCGCCATTCGTATCCAATCGGCCACGAACGATCTGATGTTGGGCTGACTTCAAATAGTCATTGGTCTGAAGGGACGGTGTCTGCGCGTTTTCCCAGAAGGGGCCGTTCGGATACTCTTCTGATGGCTTGAGTCTCTGATAGCGATCCACCACGCCCGCATAGTTGAAAGCCCACCAATGGGGGCCCTGTTGGGCACGTGAATAGACCCACCGCCCACTTCCATCCTGGGACAATTTATAAAAGAGGTTTTGAGATTGGCCTCCATCTGCACACGCCAGATCGGGAACAGGAGTGGTCAGCGGCGCATTGGGAAATCCGATTTTGATCTTTTGGATCGCTGACTTTTGTGGATTTTGAAGGTCATGCGTATTCCAAACTTCGACAACAAGCGGGGTAACGTTGGGATCAGGGAATGTGATCGTAAGTGGCGTATTACGCTTCACCGTGATGAAGTCGCTCACAAAGTTCATGTTCGAAAGATTGGTGTGGTAGCGGGAAACGCTATCCGGATCCGAGGAAAAATCAGGGTCGCTTGGCATTTGCGTTCCCGCAGCCGTGATGGCTCTGATCCTCCGTCCACCCGAAATCACCCGCGGCGGGGCATGCCCCCCAACAGAGTAGGTGTTGTCCTGCTCGTAAATGTTCCCGTTCGACTTCAGCGAAAAGTTTGACGTGTTCTGGAACAGGGATTGACCGTTGATCTTGATGCCGCGAATGAAAGCAGAGTCAATCACGAAGGTGAACTCCGGGTAGAACTTCGTCCAACCCAATGCTGGACAGAAGGCCTCTAATGTCAACATTGCCTGAATCCGTTTTTCATCCGTTGCCAATGGAGTATTGGGAGCCAGCGAGAGGTTCCAAAATTCAGGGCGGAAACCTGGGTGCCGAATAGGATGGAAGTCGGTACTGGCTGGATTCACCCCATACTTGGCAAAGATTGTTCCAAACGGAGGCGCACCTCGCAGGGGAGGAAAGTTGGAATACCACCGCAACTGATTGCTATAAGTGCCAGCGTTGTTGGGAACATTCAATTCATTGTACCCGTTGGACCGCAATCCGATGTGAGTGTTCTGGGCATTGGGCATGACGCCATCTTCGATTTTC contains these protein-coding regions:
- a CDS encoding efflux RND transporter permease subunit, coding for MISWFARNHVAANLLMLAVVAAGAWTLFSGKIPLEVFPDVPSRMLSVSVPYPGSTPEEVEEMIVLKIEEAIQQVQGIKHINSTASSSGANISIEVEEGSDPRQVLEDVKIRVDAVPQFPEEAEKPVVQLDDWFMSVITVVISAEMADRDLRRLGEQVRDEVGALPGISHVSLGGIRPLEISMEIPEATLRKYGLTLESISRAIQSAAIDLPAGVVQTESGDVAIRTRGRAYSGDDYAKVVVLTREDGTKLTLGDIAMIEDGFNENPLIARLNGKKCVVVNVMREGSQNAIKIADDVKGYIEAARSKLPDGVTIEYWNDRSKIVKGRIDLLLGNAQSSLILVFLCIGLFLRLDSVIWVALGLPVAFLGAFALMPWLGITINTATLFGFILVLGIVVDDAIVISEHVDKLQRQGLPPLQAAIEGTRRMAVPITFGVLTTVMAFLPMVFEKGDWARMFQPIALVFVTVMLIALVETKIILPAHLAHPFMEPVMKHLAPFYNFTDGCLQWVITRLYRPSIRWSLDHRYTVLAIFFGGLLLLCGFFFGGRILFVKFPRIDSERIEARLTMLDGTPFEVTDRHIARIYEIGEQLRREYVGPDGRPVIRHILATTGTTRLTGSTGGSGGVSHLGEVNMECYGPEERSLKIRTPDIANEWRRRIGQIVGAEELNFRAEILRSGDPIDVQLSGTNPQELLALSSQIKDKLGQYRGVFDIADSLDSGRNEIQLRLKPEARQFGVTVNDLARQVRQAFYGFEVQRIQRGRNEVKVMVRSPRNERRNLATLDTMRVRLADGLELPFSSVAEIKVDKSFTSIRRVDRRRALNVTADVDKSSTDVAVVRAGLSEYLNELMAAHPHVHWSFEGEARSERESASAGWMALITVGLGLYAMMAIPFKSYTQPLIVLLVIPFGVVGAVLGHLFHGMPVSMMSLFGMLAVSGVIVNDTLVLVDEINSQRDETGDLEMAAREGGAARFRAILLTQITTFFGLVPLIFDNSPQSTHNQFLLPVSVAMGYGSLFATVITLYLVPLSYLAVDDLLGLFRKQPRKAATIASPDDNGAVVRA
- the vccD gene encoding Verru_Chthon cassette protein D gives rise to the protein MKMSPFFSLPGRHPRKAGSPAFTLIEMLLVVTIIAILLAFAGPSIFGALRGNRMTGAGESLLGAMSEAQQTAFSQGYPVEVRFYQYTDPSTGVVGFRGYQFFKVSSPDGANTEQITKISETVKLPDGVYISAAPSMSPTLVGGTFADSDANSGVTGASYSAMRFLPDGTCKAVASAAGGIAALQYQTLPNSFFTLVEDTNTAAAALPDNFYIIQTDPFTGKSRSYRPGF
- the vccC gene encoding Verru_Chthon cassette protein C, with translation MMTMCQLHSIPSSGGRRIFRRRLPGFTLVELLVSMTILAILMTLVANVLSMVQKTWVRTSSRVSQFREARAAFDTMSRNLGQATLNAYWQNGFNQLTSDIIGEARREAVSYVRKSELQFVCGRTDGLFNTGATASNYPGFGVFFQAPLGVTNFNPTADGVTQADTANMVNLLCGRGYFVSWGDDSAFRPAILAGVTTVRPRFRYRLMEYAPPAEANRIYDADLRPIVPDFGDTTAASVNHSKEWFQDAISNTATTGDAATGHGYTRPVADNVIALIISPIVEGNNAGNRAPTWIAPNYEFDSTAVANTGAGLGPQGTQHQLPPALKLTLVAIDQQTAEILAEGAAGGTSPNLLGSSGAGFSMAGSYEADLETLKTFLTSKHYNFRVFTTVVSLKQAKWSL
- the vccB gene encoding Verru_Chthon cassette protein B, with translation MKSSVKLPKKWLGFSLVEVTLAMGIASLGLLTILGLMPQGLEMSRKTGQIVSERHLVEQIIRNLEQTSWNLVTVGDSMKYYDDQGVEMESANELGRTFSAKIEVASTNLRMPGAKTDETALKKVTIKVTSSQQRNFDFSEPNSRNYRTFVQYIAKGR
- the vccA gene encoding Verru_Chthon cassette protein A, with translation MKIGLFAALKHRRKGVALITVLGVLALITILMLAMFSTSETEFRSTQKYNSAQSAKQLSDAAVAIVQAQIQNGQNTATGSARTTHATQPGAVRVYSATGAFSKLLKLYSSSRMVETSSDTDETAVANNALPPAAWDSAANAARYVDMNAPVVRAPLAATPGGRPSIYFPIIDPRAAHNYMGAAGARPTTEVEGFSYSNGPLTASGAGTINGVVMPGGTDPDLMRLPMPVEWIYMLQDGSFGTLDASNNFVPAIANNNPTADNPIVGRIAFWTDDESSKINVNTASEPTFTGPIYYYHERNRKWAHYPALAGEYQRYPGHPATVALSAVLAPGYLLDPIPTASGGTVNLDGMNINDVVSIKEQIYGLAPKISAGGSMGGTKSYVKDDFDPANIVATPIDIAGTGSERLYASVDEMLFREGYNSVTKQRPASELTLPGTGGKKIFDRETLERSRFFLTAQSRAPEFSIHGLPRIAVWPIADESRGKERRTNFDNLIALCATLRNAQSGTSVANSYFFRRANSSHQYYDVKGSVAGLPSSTGLARNTELLNYLEKQMTSLSYPRTSETNSTMGNFVAKYGVDNVRQLAIQFFDYVRMTNLYDGILARSNDGMAAVVNGSVLTGEALYTVADTARRAALGNAAGGYNTYTETRVQPAAVSGGNQTRSDDTSVLPGHGQVAPAVWVKGGKEYMGMGRMFTLSEAGLHIICTADGENDDFSVNYNGVISGGKSAMKIEDGVMPNAQNTHIGLRSNGYNELNVPNNAGTYSNQLRWYSNFPPLRGAPPFGTIFAKYGVNPASTDFHPIRHPGFRPEFWNLSLAPNTPLATDEKRIQAMLTLEAFCPALGWTKFYPEFTFVIDSAFIRGIKINGQSLFQNTSNFSLKSNGNIYEQDNTYSVGGHAPPRVISGGRRIRAITAAGTQMPSDPDFSSDPDSVSRYHTNLSNMNFVSDFITVKRNTPLTITFPDPNVTPLVVEVWNTHDLQNPQKSAIQKIKIGFPNAPLTTPVPDLACADGGQSQNLFYKLSQDGSGRWVYSRAQQGPHWWAFNYAGVVDRYQRLKPSEEYPNGPFWENAQTPSLQTNDYLKSAQHQIVRGRLDTNGDVSSPPANSYSTGLGLAPPAPYNNSDVQRTMIPADGDYRIVAARKEPTMNLWQPHPMWDRTDLRVAHNFTSFHGTYEAGYKVAKDPANPQPLATDGTPTYNTRSLALQLVAGINYADGMQPDIPGSAASATVANSFADFDAGIGNAREGAYINKPDEGNYFAGSFNRNNITKFYRSGYFYESWRQTDDWRTGIFMTPNRMISSPVMFGSLPTAVWPGMTVPGSKGLDPAVPHPWQTLLFRPYVKNVTTAKDIHPGARNPRDHYLLDLFFMPVVEPYAISEPLSQAGRINLNYQILPFTHIKRATGLHALMKGEFLTAIPNTEINNNYLAKGFKTSNFTNTAGDIYWADSDGKYWHRPIDVEKTLLQFQERFKGQSAATNQKGLFRAASQICEVFLIPKTGLAANDPLAAGYFTGATSESQRKTLMQAFWQSHAATGENVREGPYSNLYARITTRSNTFRVHVRSQVIKKARSTAPGTFDVERDAVLSEYRGSTLIERFIDPTDTSKPLPDYAASSDPLNELPLDTFYQFRALESKRFAP